From the Telopea speciosissima isolate NSW1024214 ecotype Mountain lineage chromosome 9, Tspe_v1, whole genome shotgun sequence genome, the window AGGTCTGCAATCTGAGATGCATTATGTTGGGTGCGCATTGCCTCTTTGCCCCACATCTTTGTTGGGGTTACTCCAAGCACCCATCAAGCGGACTCTCGCATGAGAATCTGTCAGAACACCTTTGAAGATTTCTTCCGGACTTCAGGGTTTTGTtgatcttcttcacttctcttACTAAGCTCTATGTTTATCTGTTCTGCAAGTTATAATGAACAAGAACACTTTAATTTAGGGAATATAGAAGAGGTCAACTGAAATAGCTAAGTTGGAATGCAAACCATTATCCTTTCTGATTCAGGGTCTATGAAATTTCCAGTCTTCGTCGATCTATGTGTCAAATCAAACATCTCAATACGAGAAGGAGATAAACGTTCGGATGCtcgttttcttaaaaaaaaaaagaatagaaagaaataTCGAGAAAATGTTGGGACTAAGAGATAGCCAActtcaataaaagaaatattaatgtaaaacaaatcACTTACCTTCCTTTCACGTAATACTGCAAAGGAAGTACTTCCTGTCGTATGGCGCATTATTTGTTTGGCCTTATTATCTTTATTTCGTTGTGAAAGTTCCTACCAAGAATATTGCATTCAATTAAAACTGCAAAGACAGTAAATGTAGTAAAAAGTATTTAAACTACATTCAGTTCTATACAAAAGTATGTTTACCAAATGGTTATTGTCCCCCCACATCTTGAACATAGCTTCCCATTGTTCTTTAGACATACATTTCAGATCAATGTTTGCCATACGTTCTGAATCCGTCTCATACTTATTAAAATGTTCAGATTTCAGTAGAGATTTGTAATCCCTCCATCGAGCACAAAGTTTCTCTAGGATCCAACTCCGGCTAGATTCCGGTATGTCAAATTTctcctaaaagaaaaaaaaagaagatattagTTATCGTATTATTATTATGTAAGCCATACAAATTATGGATCTGATATTAATAATACCATGACTTTGGCGCATGCATCATCTTTGTACACTTGCGGCACTTTTCGCCAATCAGGGTACGTTAATGGTAACAAGTCGGTGTTTTTTGCTAACAACCCAATCCAAGTAGCTATTTTGGCTGTCCTTGTAGAGTTTGCTTGGCCATACTTGTTTACACCAATACAAATTTTTTCCCCACTAGGCATGTTTACAATGTCTTTTGCCATTGTTTTGCCCCTCTTGCCTCTTCCCCTACGAACTGTAAATGGCCCAACATAAGAAGAAATTAATCATCTGTAACAATAATACTTGACATCAAATTTAAAGAGTAACATTACAATTGACTAACCCAGAGTAGTAGCGCCACTATCCTCCTGGGTCCAATCCTCCGACCCAGGAGGCTGGGTCGAATCATCCTGACTCATGATTCTTCCCCTGTTTCACTCCTGCAAAATCAATAAACTCAAATCTGAAATATCAGATAAATTTTCTATATGACAATATCAATAGTGTAAACTGATGAAAGTAACTAATCCATAATTACATGACTTTTGGTGTGAAGTATACATTAATGTAAGCAACGGATATGACCCACTATCAAGTAAAAAAATCTGAAGTCTTTCTATGTCACTACAAGACAAAAAATCAATATAGAATTGGGAGATGATGATCCAATTGCTCAATCTATCTTTCCCTCATATAGAGAAATAAGACCTTTAAATATCTCTCTAATTTGATGTCTCTCTACTGTAAAATTGTGTGGTTGCATTTGCTGAAGCCGAAACATAAGACCTTTACACATTCTCGACAGTTTGTTCTCAATCGAGCATGGTTTATAATTCAACTCGTATTCATTTTGTTTGGATGATTTGATTCCTTGCattccataaaaataaactgTCGCCAaagaaataatagaaagaaCGACTTATCCAAGTTGGAGAAAGAGGAAGTTATGGTTGtgtttatcaaatcaaaaagagaagaagcttAATCAATGTCACTAAAAGACTAAAAATCGATATAGAATTTATTGGATATTGGACTTTGAATGTTAGTGAAGGAATAAAGAACGCATTGCATTTAAGTCAGTACATTTCCATTTATTTCTCAAAGAATATGCGACTTACTTGATTTTAATGTTCAATCAATTTGATATATCATCATCTGAACTTTCCATTGAATTGATCAATCCGATGGGGGTGTCAATTATAATACCTTCCACATCAGATCTTACCCAACTAAGACTggcatcaccatcatcctctGAATGTTCTACATATTGTCTATATTGTAATGTACTCTGTGTATATGTCTGATCTAAATCATCACGATCCGGATCCTGCTGTCCCATATCAAAAATATCCCTACTTTTAGGCCTCATGGTAACTTGCCATTCAGGCCTATGAGAATCTACAATGTAAAACACTTGCTCTGCTTGTGATGGAAGTACAAATGGTTCGGCAAGCTGATCTCGGCTACTATACAAT encodes:
- the LOC122638649 gene encoding uncharacterized protein LOC122638649; this translates as MSQDDSTQPPGSEDWTQEDSGATTLVRRGRGKRGKTMAKDIVNMPSGEKICIGVNKYGQANSTRTAKIATWIGLLAKNTDLLPLTYPDWRKVPQVYKDDACAKVMEKFDIPESSRSWILEKLCARWRDYKSLLKSEHFNKYETDSERMANIDLKCMSKEQWEAMFKMWGDNNHLELSQRNKDNKAKQIMRHTTGSTSFAVLRERKINIELSKRSEEDQQNPEVRKKSSKVF